The DNA segment CAGGGGAGCGGTCACGATCCTGCGGGACGAGGATGTGCAGGCGGTCCTCGAACAAGCCGTCGTCCGCAGGGTCATCGAGCGGCAGTGGGGGCCTCCCGTCGGCAAACTGCTCGAACAGGTGCTGACCGACGGCGCCCACTACCGGCTCGTCGACATGATGTGCGACAGGGCTTACGAGTGGGTGCGCGACAACCACACCGCCGTACTCAGAGTCGTGTCGGACAGGGCGCCTTCCTGGTCGCCGAAGTTCGTCGACGAGATGCTCGCCGACAAGGTCTACGGCGAGGTGCTTGCCTTCACGTGGGCGGTGAAGACCGACGTCAACCACCCCATGCGGCTCGCGCTCGACCGGTTCCTCGGCGAATTTGCCCAGGATCTGCAAAAGGACCCCGAGACGATGGCGCGGGCCGAGCAGGTGAAGATGCAGCTCGTCGAGCACCCCGAGGTGCAAAAGCTGATCGGCTCCGCGTGGACGACGGCGAAGGACATGCTGCTGACGGCGGCGGAGGACCCTTCGAGCGAGTTGCGCAAGCGGGTCACCGACGGCTTGCGTTCGCTCGGCGAGCGCTTGATCTCCGATGCCACGCTGTCGGCGAAGGTCGACGGCTGGGTGGAGAGCGCGGCCACCTACGTCGTGAACCACTACTCGGCCGAGATCACCACGATCATCACCGACACGGTCGAGCGCTGGGATGCCGATGAGACCTCCCGCAAGGTCGAGCTACAAGTCGGCCGCGATCTGCAATTCATCAGGATCAACGGCACCGTGGTCGGCGCGCTCGCCGGACTCGTCATCTACTCCGTGGCGCAGGCGGTGTTCTGAGGCCATGGCCGAACTCGACACCGGGGTCAGCGCCGCGAAGCAGGCGGTGAAGGAACACGTGTGGGACACCCTCGAACAGGAAAGGGTCGCGCTCTTTCCGGGTGCGAGGAGGCGAATTCCGAACTTCGTCACCGCGGAGGAGGCCGCGGCGATGCTCGCGGCGCAACCGGAGTGGGCAGCGGCGACGGTCGTGAAGGCCAATCCGGACAGTCCCCAGCTGCCGGTGCGCTCCAGGGTGCTCGCCTCAGGCAAGTACCTCTACATGGCGGTGCCGAAGCTCGCGGCCTCTCAGCCCTTCGTACTGGTCGATCCGGCAAGGCTGACCATCAGTCCCCGTAGGGCGGCTGCCAAGGACTGGGCGCTCTCGGTCGGAGAGCCGGTCGCCGTCGCCGACCTGCGGCCCGTCGATCTGGTGGTGTGCGGTTCGGTCGCGGTCAACCGGCTCGGCGCGAGGATCGGCAAGGGCGGAGGCTACGCGGACATCGAGTTCGCGCTGCTCGTCGACGCGGGCCTCGTCGACGAGCGCACCACGATCGTGACGACGGTGCACGAATCGCAGGTCTTCGACGAGCCGCTGCCGGAGACCGACCACGACTTCCGGGTCGACGTGATCGTGACCCCGGACGAGGTCATCAGGGTGCCGGTGACGAAGCCGAGGCCGGGACTGATGTGGGACCAGCTCTCCGAGGAGAAGATCGCGAGCATTCCGGTGCTCGCCGCGCTGCGGCCCGAACAGCCCGAGTAACTGCTGATACTCGGAAGTGGCCACCCGCCCGGGGGAGGTTATCCACAGTTCGCCCAGTTATCCACGGAGTTATCCACAGGTGGATAGCGCGATCGGGGCGACCTGTGCACAGGGAGCGACCAGGCCCGCTCAGGGGCGAGTCGCGTCCCCGCCCGACCGCTTGCGGAAGGCGCGGGCTTTCTCCCTGTTCCCGCACACCGCCATCGAGCACCAGGTGCGAGAGCGGTTGCGGGAGTTGTCGAAGAACGCCCACCGGCAGGTGTGGGCCGGGCAGATCTTGAATCGTCGCCAGTCGCCTCGGATGGCGATCCTCGCCGCGGCCGCGAACACCGCTCCCGCCGCCGTCGACGCGGTCAGGTCGGGGCCATGCTCGGTCAGCACGATTCCGACCGGAACGGCGGACTGCTCGCCGGGTCGCTCCTCGATGTGAACGGTGTCGTCCCCGATCGCGGCGCGCAATCCGGCCCTGAGTCGCATGGCCTCCGGCAGCGGATCGGGCGTGAGGTGCCGGTCGTGTGCCCACGCGTGCCACTCGTGCCGGGTGAGCAGCACGTCGGTGCCTTCCTCCAGGTCGAAGGTGTTGAGGAATTCGATCACGAGCTCGACATCGCCCGAGTGCGCCGCCACGTCACCAGTGTAAGTCGAATGATGGTTGCGCCCAGGATGCGTAACCACCATAATTCTTTAGCAAGTTACTTGGAGGTCAAGATATGAGTGCACCGACGCAGGCAACCGAGCCGAGGTCGATCACACTGGGGGCTGTCGCGCTGGACTGTCCCGAGCCCTACCGGCTCGCCGGGTTCTACGGCTCACTGCTCGGCTGGAAGATTCAAGAGGGAGACAAACCGGACGACGACTGGGTCACGCTCGTCAATCCCGACGGTGGCACCGACATTTGTTTCCAGCGCGACCCCGAGTACAAGCCGTCCACCTGGCCTTCTCGCGAGCGCCAGCAGATGCTGCACCTCGATTTCCACATTCCGGATCTGCTGGCCGAGCGGGAAAGGGTCCTCGCGCTGGGTGCGACCCTGCTCGACGACAAGCCCGAGCGGTTCCACGTCTACGCCGATCCCGACGGGCACCCGTTCTGCCTGTGCTCCTGATCGGCGGTCAGAACTTGGGAAGGGCTCGCGATTGCTTGGTCGCCGCGCTGTCCGTGAACGCGAATTCGCTTCCCCTCGTGCGGTACAGCCGGGCGTAGCGTTCGATCCGGTCCTGATCGAGGGTCACGCCGAGGCCCGGTTTCGTGGGAACGGGCAGGCAGCCTTCGTCGTAGGAATCGATGCCGCCGCCGAAGCCGACCGTGACGTCGTCGGAGAGCAGCGCGCCGTACGCCTGGTTCGCGTAGGTGAAGTTCGGGGTTGCCGCAATCGTGTGCACGGCGGCAGCCAACGCGATACCCAGCTCGCCGAGGCTGTGCTTCACGACTGGAAGCCCAGCGGCCTCGCACAGTCCTGCTGAGCGCTTCACGTTCAGCAGGCCGCCGTCGAGCTGGTTGTCAACGGACACCGCGTCGGCGGCACCGGCCCTGATGACGGCGAGCTGGTCGGACCTCGTCCAGCTCGCCTCGTTGGCAAGCAACGGCACCTCGCTGCGGTTGCGCACGTAGGCCATCTCGCTCAGGTTGCGCCCGGACACGGGTTGTTCGACGAGTTCGAGCCCGAACCGCCCCAGTTCCCTGATCATCCGCACGGCTGAGCCTGGCGACCACGCTTCGTTGGCGTCGATTCGGAGTTTCGCTTCGGGCCCTGCGCCGGCGCGCGACGCCTCGACCCTGTCGATGTCAAGGTGGGGATTGTCGGACCCGACCTTGAGATAACAGGTGCCGAAGCCGGTCCTCGTCGCCAGCTCCGCTTCGGAGGCGACGTCGTCCGGGCTGCCGGCCGCGACGTAGTAGAAGCATTCGACGCGGTCGCGGAAGCGTCCGCCGAGCAGGTTTACCAGCGGTTGCGCGCAGCTCTTGCCGACGATGTCCCAGCAGGCCATTTCGACGGCCGCGATCGCGGGGCTTGTCGCCCGCACGTGGTGCCACGTCCCGACGAGCTCGATCCGGCGCACGAGCCGTTCGATCGAGAACGGGTCCTCGCCGATCACCAGGCTCTTGATGCTGTCGAGTACGGCGAGCACGATGTCGGCAGAGGGATAGGCCGCCGCCTCGCCGACTCCGACGATCCCGTCGTCGGTCGTCAGCTCGATCAGTACGCTCACGCAGCCGAGCCGCCTGCCGAACGCCCAGTGCTCCTCATGCCGGTACGGAACGGCGACCGGGGTCGCTTTGATGCCCGTGATGCGCATGTCAACTCACCGCCACGAGTTCGCGGGAGGCGTCGGTCAGCCGCTCGGCACCATCGGCAAGCACGGTCACAGTGTCCGAGACGACGTGCCGGGGTGTCCAGGACATCAGGTGAAACACCATTCCTTCCACGATCCGTGTTTCGCCGTTCTCGGCGATGCCGAGTACCCGCCCGCCGCCGACCCAGCTCGGGGGAAACCCGATCCCGACGAGGTAGCCGCAGTGGTGCCGGAGCCCGCAACGGCCCGCGTCCCGCCACGCCGCGTAGACATCGCCGGTGACGGAACCGGGCCGCATCGCGGCTCGCGCGGCTTCCCATGCCGTCTCGGTCCTCGCCTTGTCCTCGGCCGCGCCTGGCGGCGCCGAGCCCGCGAACACGGTGCGCGAGAGCGGGGCGTGATAGCGCGCATGGCAGCCCGACAGTTCGATGAACACCCCTTCGCCTTCCGTGATTCCAGTATCCACAGTGGACGAATGAGCGGAGGGAATCCCGGTGGTGACCCGCCTCGCGAGTACATGGCGGTGTGCGCGGCCGTGGCCACCTCCCACTCGGTACCTCCTGGGCGGACGGCCGCCACGGCGGCGGCCATGGCGGCATCGGACAGCGCGGCTGCCTTCGCGACGTGCGCGAGCTCGGCCCGCGACTTCACGGCCATCGCTCCCGCCAGCAGCGGAGTGGCCCCGGTCCACGCGCGACCCCGCAGCCGCTGCCTGATCCCGGTGTACACGGCGGGAGGAAAGTACATCGCCGCATCCTCGATGGCGATGAGTGCGCCTACCCCGGTCGAATCGGCGAGCACGGCGGCGACCTCGTCCTCGGCTCGCGCTCCTTCGGCGACACCGACGTGCACGCAGTTCGGAACCTGGGCACGGACCGTCGGCCGCTCCATCATCCTCGTGATCAGCGCCGGTTCCCCGCGCAGCGGCACGACGAGCATCGTGAACGCGAAGTATCCGAGATGATCGAGCCCGGTCAGGTAGTACACGGTTTCCGGACTCGCGAACGCCACGGCCGAGATGCCGCGCTCGGCCATCCTCGCCCGCAGCCCGGCGATCCGGGATGCGTGTTCGTGGCGGGAGGTCGCCGGTTCGATCAATTCAGCGGTCACCAGAGCAGGATCGGCCGAAAATCTCGTGGAGAACAAGTTATGTTTTCCGATGCCTGGCGTTAGCGTCTCCACATGTACGACGTACGCCGGTTACGTCTGCTCAGGCAGCTTTCGCTACACGGGACGATCGCGGAGACCGCGAGGGTGTGCTCGCTGACCCCTTCTGCCGTTTCCCAGCAGCTTTCGTTGCTGGAAAGGGGAAGTCGGCACCACGCTGCTGAGGAGAACCGGAAGGCTGCTCGTGCTCACGGAAGCGGCGCGAGTACTCGTCGAGCACACCGAAGTGGTGCTCGCCGACCTCGAAAAGGCGGAAGCCGCCGTCGCCGAGCTGGCTTCCACGGTCGGGGGCACGCTGGCTCTGGCCGCGTTCCCCACTGCCGCCAGAGCGCTCGCTCCCGGCGCCATCGCGCTGTGCGGCAACGCCCATCCGGGGTTGCGCGTGACCCTCGCCGAGTTGCCGACACCGGAAGCCCTCGACGCGGTGAAGGCAGGAACGATCGACATCGCGCTCAGCTACGGCTACAACCTGCTTCCCCGGCAACGCGATGCCGGTATCGAGGTCGTTCCGCTGCTGACCGAGCCGTTGCTGGCGGCGCTTCCCGCTGGTTTCCGCGATCGTGGTTCGCCGATCGCCCTCGCCGAACTCACCGAACCGAGGTTGACGAGAACCGTGTCTGCCGCCATCAGAGCGGGCAGCGCGAAGCAGCCGTCGATCGAGGCCATGCTCGCGGCGTTACGGACGACAGCGGCGGAGCGGCACCGGTATGCGTAAGCTTTCCCTCGTGATTTGTCCCAAGTGTCAGAACGTGATGAAGACCGTCGACAAAGGCGGCATCCACCTTGAGCAGTGCGATGGCTGCCGGGGCATCTTCCTCGACCACGGGGAGCTTGAGCAGATCGTCAGGGCGGAGAACGCCTTCTACGGAGCGCCCGCGGCGGGACCGCCGCCTTACCGGCCCTCCGGTGGAGTTCCGCCCACCGCGCAATACGGTGGTGGCTACCGGGATTCGCCGAGGCCCCACCGTGGCGGCGGTGGCTACGCCGACTCGCCC comes from the Prauserella marina genome and includes:
- a CDS encoding LysR substrate-binding domain-containing protein, whose product is MLTEAARVLVEHTEVVLADLEKAEAAVAELASTVGGTLALAAFPTAARALAPGAIALCGNAHPGLRVTLAELPTPEALDAVKAGTIDIALSYGYNLLPRQRDAGIEVVPLLTEPLLAALPAGFRDRGSPIALAELTEPRLTRTVSAAIRAGSAKQPSIEAMLAALRTTAAERHRYA
- a CDS encoding mandelate racemase/muconate lactonizing enzyme family protein; protein product: MRITGIKATPVAVPYRHEEHWAFGRRLGCVSVLIELTTDDGIVGVGEAAAYPSADIVLAVLDSIKSLVIGEDPFSIERLVRRIELVGTWHHVRATSPAIAAVEMACWDIVGKSCAQPLVNLLGGRFRDRVECFYYVAAGSPDDVASEAELATRTGFGTCYLKVGSDNPHLDIDRVEASRAGAGPEAKLRIDANEAWSPGSAVRMIRELGRFGLELVEQPVSGRNLSEMAYVRNRSEVPLLANEASWTRSDQLAVIRAGAADAVSVDNQLDGGLLNVKRSAGLCEAAGLPVVKHSLGELGIALAAAVHTIAATPNFTYANQAYGALLSDDVTVGFGGGIDSYDEGCLPVPTKPGLGVTLDQDRIERYARLYRTRGSEFAFTDSAATKQSRALPKF
- a CDS encoding zf-TFIIB domain-containing protein, yielding MKTVDKGGIHLEQCDGCRGIFLDHGELEQIVRAENAFYGAPAAGPPPYRPSGGVPPTAQYGGGYRDSPRPHRGGGGYADSPRPYRGGGYGDSPRPYRGGGYGDSPRPYGGHGYGHGHKRRKRSFLENLFD
- a CDS encoding VOC family protein, which encodes MSAPTQATEPRSITLGAVALDCPEPYRLAGFYGSLLGWKIQEGDKPDDDWVTLVNPDGGTDICFQRDPEYKPSTWPSRERQQMLHLDFHIPDLLAERERVLALGATLLDDKPERFHVYADPDGHPFCLCS
- a CDS encoding DUF445 domain-containing protein, encoding MEQPTPVTPTAADPLDATAREESKRRGLRRMKLVALSFLLGATVIFLFMRWAESQGWPAWVGYVRAAAEAGMIGALADWFAVTALFRHPLGIKIPHTAIIPNKKNVLGSSLGDFVGSNFLSETVIRDKLRRVEIARRGGEWLSREENAERVTAELATVVRGAVTILRDEDVQAVLEQAVVRRVIERQWGPPVGKLLEQVLTDGAHYRLVDMMCDRAYEWVRDNHTAVLRVVSDRAPSWSPKFVDEMLADKVYGEVLAFTWAVKTDVNHPMRLALDRFLGEFAQDLQKDPETMARAEQVKMQLVEHPEVQKLIGSAWTTAKDMLLTAAEDPSSELRKRVTDGLRSLGERLISDATLSAKVDGWVESAATYVVNHYSAEITTIITDTVERWDADETSRKVELQVGRDLQFIRINGTVVGALAGLVIYSVAQAVF
- a CDS encoding CGNR zinc finger domain-containing protein; translated protein: MAAHSGDVELVIEFLNTFDLEEGTDVLLTRHEWHAWAHDRHLTPDPLPEAMRLRAGLRAAIGDDTVHIEERPGEQSAVPVGIVLTEHGPDLTASTAAGAVFAAAARIAIRGDWRRFKICPAHTCRWAFFDNSRNRSRTWCSMAVCGNREKARAFRKRSGGDATRP
- a CDS encoding 5-formyltetrahydrofolate cyclo-ligase, which codes for MAELDTGVSAAKQAVKEHVWDTLEQERVALFPGARRRIPNFVTAEEAAAMLAAQPEWAAATVVKANPDSPQLPVRSRVLASGKYLYMAVPKLAASQPFVLVDPARLTISPRRAAAKDWALSVGEPVAVADLRPVDLVVCGSVAVNRLGARIGKGGGYADIEFALLVDAGLVDERTTIVTTVHESQVFDEPLPETDHDFRVDVIVTPDEVIRVPVTKPRPGLMWDQLSEEKIASIPVLAALRPEQPE